The DNA window GTACGAACTCTGCAGGTCGATGCAGTACAAGTTGAAGGGCGGCTTCGCCGCAAACTGTAGCGCTGAAAACAGGGAGCTCACCGAGGCAAAACGCAAATGGAAACCTCGCACGGGAAGGAAGGGGCCACGCCTGCCTTCAGTGGAGCAGACACGCTCAGACCGGCAGCACGCCAGCAAAGCACAAATCGAGCACGAGTGAAAAGGCATACACTGCGTTCGCGTGATTCATTCCCACGAGCATTTAACTAAGCCAGGATTTTTCCTGGTGTATCCTGGCGTCGACCGAGGCATCTGTGTCAGGGACCGCGGTTTAAACGGCCAGTCTTCCCTACCTAAATGTCGTCGCGAGACGAACGGGTGTTCATATAGAACGTCAACGTGCTCCTTCAGGCTCCCGAGCAGCCACCAGCCTCTGCCTTTGAGGGGGACTTGATCGATGACAACTCCTTCTCGAATGACCTCTAGCATCAGATCGGGGAAGGCGGGGTGCGCGCAAGCCTGCTCAaccgcctcctctgtcgctgtGAACTCGCCACCAAGCCCCCACGGGGGAGGCTCGTAAACGAAAGCTGCTTTCCGGTCAATgccgctggcgggcgtcGTCAGTGGCGGGGCTTCTTGCTGTTTCGCAGAGGCGTTCGCCCGGCCCCCACTGGCACTGCTAGGCGCTGAAGCGCCCGCCCCTGAAGAATGGCTGGCGGAGTTGTTTCGCAGCGTGCGAATCGAGGCAGGGACTGCAAACGTTCCCGCTGAAGAATCATTTTTGCATGGCGCACGTCCGTCTGTCCTTACTTCAGAGCTTCCGTGTCCATGTGTGGACGAAGGGgctgcgccgggcgcctGCATTATTTTAGCGCTGGTAGACAGAGTGCACTTTTGGATCGAGCAAAGCTAACGCGGTTCGAAAATGAGCACTCTGCCACGGGCGGTAGCCGTTTTGAAGATGAGGGTAAAAAGGAAGATCTATAGAGAGCGTTCCGTGTGCACTAGGCCCGGCATGCAACAACAGCACCGCACAGACACCAGTTCTTCACGGTCGCAAGGAGGACGGGTTGAGCGTCTAATGGCGATGCCGTTGCAAAGTGAAAACTGGCGCAATAATAAGAAATCACGGGCACAGTGTTGGGCAATTTCACCTGTCTCGATGCTGCAAGCAATTCAATTGTCTGGTGTTACGACCGATCACACTAGTGGCTGCCGTAGCTGCGGCAAACATACATTAGCAAAATCAATGACGCCACCAAAGGAGGCATGCGTGTCCTCCAGAGACGTGGTAAATCAATGAACTAGGCTTCAAGCCGCTGGAAGCATCCATCTCAGTTGTGCTCCCGGCTGCACAATCGCACATGCAATGTAGTTTTCTCCGTGCAACTGAACATACCTGAATCGGTTCTACAGACTCTGCATGCGTCATGATTCCATATCAGTGCCCTCCCGCTAGGCGACGGCAGATACTTCCGATTTCCATGATAATGGAGAAGGGATCTCAAAGGGTCTGATTTGTTTTCAGGTGAATGTTTCCGCGTGTCGTAGGGTGCTGCGGTCCTTCCATGCCTGCATCTGTCATGCAAGTCCTGGAGAAGCGCTGGGTGTGCGCGTCGCTTGTCCACGCTGGGAACTCGATATCTTGCGCAGTCGCCGTGAACCCTACGGCAGATGGCTGAAAAGTATAATTATCGTCATCCACGTACTCGCGGCGCGTTTACGTTTTCTGCGGCAGTACCTGCGTAGTGCCGCCGTAATCCTCTTCTGTGTGGCTTCCCAGCACAGTGCGCACGCCTCGCAGTGGCTAACTCACGCCTGAAGGTGTACGCTGCTGTTTCTGAAGAGCACTCCTCACTCAGACTCAGTCTGACCACGGAGATCGGTCAGAACGTGTCTCTCCGATTTTGTGTCAAGCTCTCTGAACTACAGTGGAACCTCGTCTGAACGATGCCGCCTCCGTTAAAGATGGCGAAAACGCCCTCAAAGAAAGTCGCTGCTGACTCACTTAGTCGAGCACCAGtgccgtcctcgcctttcTGGCACTGTGTAGGCGGAAGCCTCTGGTGGCGCCACTACTGCCCTGAGGCGCGAACGCGCTTCTACGGGCCTTCTCAGTCTCCGAACCCCGAGTCGAAGGAGCGTGACCGGCTGGCCCCCTCCAGTGAGCCTGCGCCAAGCGAACCCACCCGCGGCGTCACTGGAGTATCAGCTTTGCTTACTGGTTACAAGCGCACCGTGCGTAATTCCACTGATCAGCCAGACTGCTGTGCTCTCGGGGATGAAGACGAGTGCCCGCTCAAAGTATGGAACCCCCGTCGGCTCTGTGCACGCGTGGATCTTGGCATGGATCCTGCTGGATCTTCCGGGCCAACCGAGAAGCAAGACTATTCAGCTGTTGGTGCCGACCGCCGTGAGATCGGATGCGCTGGTATCGCCTTGTTTGACATGGATGGGACCCTTATCACGACAAAAAGTGGGAAAAAGTTCCCGCAGAGCTCGAGCGACTGGAAGTTGCTCCATCCATCTCATATAGTACAGAAGATGAAGTACTTAGTGGACGAGGTGAGTCTCTGAAGAGTATCCGAActggcgctgcaggcagcaACTGCACCGGTTGACGCTTCAAGAGGCCGGGTTACGCGAGCCGGAGCGTACGTGTCCCGGGGCCCTTCTTGGTGCTCTGTtggtgcggccgcgcccaAGAAAAATTCTCTCAGTCATTCTTCGACAGAGGCGTCTCAGAGGCAGTTGCAGCgttctctctgtctttctgCATAGTGAAGTATTGCGTGGCCGCGAAACCTTCCGGGCGAGGAGGTCGTCCTCAGACTCTTGATGGGCTGGCCCTTTCAAGAGTTCTTTGTCTACTATGTTCAGTCAAGAACTGATGCGGCTGCGTCATGCTAAGCTAATGATTATTTGAAAATGGCTTCTTAACATGAATATATGTACGGTTTTGTGTGTGTTACCCACTACAGGGATACCACGTCGTCGTGCTCTCGAATCAACTTGGCGTTCAGAAAGGTCACACGGCGTTAGCGTCGCTAACTGAGAAGTGTGACAGTCTCCAGGAGGCGCTCAGCGTGCCTGTAACGATCTGCCTTGCAGTTGATGACGACCTTTTCCGGAAACCaaggacggcggcggcgtcgttcATATTTGGTGACCTTGTTTCGCATCTGCACCGCACGAAATGCTGTGTCAGCTGGCATGAACTGTGCGTAACACAGGGTTCTGGGGGATCGTGGAGCTTCCGCCGACAGCGGCTGTCGGCATATCCCCCGGTGTTTTACGTGGGGGACGCAGCTGGCAGGCTAGGCGACTGCACAGGTGCGGCTGCTACCGACAAGCGCGCAGGTCAGAGGGCAAAAGGCAGTGGAAACGCAAAGGGGAAAGCAAAAGACCACAGTGCGGCGGACTTGAAATTCGCGCTGAACGTCGGAGTACCCTTCTTCACTCCGGAGCAGTTTTTTCTCGAACTGGAGGAAGCGGCTCCACCACTGATTGCTCATATCACAGGGCGTACCGTAGTCGAGGGTTCATCACGTCGCGGGTGGAGTCGCCAAGTCCTCCAGCGGGAGGAATGCGCAACGCATGCCAGCGGTGTACAATCAATGACAAGTTCTACCGCAGGGCGGGCAGGAGCTGATCGAACCGGTTCTGCCTCAGTCTATGCCGTGCCTGTTAAAGCCTCCAGAGGCCCTGCCACTAACCCGCCTGCGAAGTCTCACCCGTTCGACCCATTTGTCTTGTTGAAATCAGGAAGTGAaaagccgcagacgacgcgcgagcaTGTTTGCAGGTTACGGAGTTCTCAAAGTACTTGCTTGTCGGCCGGAGACAGTCGGCCTGCTGCTTCGGGAGGGAAAGTGGCAGCGGCTAACGATGGCGTGGAGGACTCCGAGGGAAAGATAGCAAGTTCGTCGTCTACGTCAATTGCAAAATTGGCCGAGGGGGGACCCGAGCGGCCAGTCACACAGCCGGAACTTGTCATTCTTGTCGGCGCACCAGGCAGCGGAAAGAGCACGTTGGCGGAAACTGTGTTCGCAGACTACACTTGCATTCGCCAAGATGATCTGAAGACACAGAAAAAGTGTCTCAACGCGTGTGAAGCCGCTCTCGCACAAAAGCACAACGTTGTCGTAGATATGCAGAATGCCACGCGCCAAACACGTGATCCGTACATCAAGCTCGCGAAAGGACTTGGCACTCATCGCGTCCGGTGCGTGGTTCTTAACTGGCCAAAAGAAATGTGCAAGCACATGAACACGTACCGCACTCTGGTGGGACGCGAGAGGGTCAAGCGACTGCAAAGTCGTCTCTCCTCGGCTTCTGAAGCCGATGCGAGCCCGACCCAAAGGCCAAGCACACGGTTCCGGACGGAATCCGTTCCATCGTTCGTTCTAGAGAACTTTTACAGGCAAGTTGAGCTGCCATCCATTGAGGCGGAAGGCGTGGATGATGTTGTAATGTTCGACGATACTGAACGCCACTTCGTCTGGGAAAACTTTTCAAATGAAGATGAGCGGGAGCTGTTCTTCTCGTTTCTCGATTGAATGCGGTCATTGGGTCGACGGTCAACAGTGCCGTGCAGCACTGTTGACACGAACGCACGCGTGTGTCTGACGTACATTCATTGGTTTGTCCCCTTATCAATCTTTTACTAAGACTTCTCTGGCAACAAATCATCGTTCAGGTGCGAGGTATCAACACAGGCAGCTGATTGCATCGGTTGCTCATCCAAAACTTCTCCGTGGGTAGTGCCTCCTTGAGCGAAAGGCGGGGCATTATTAGCCACACTGTACAGCGTTGCAGGATCGCTGAAAGAGCTGCCTAAGACCGCCATCTTGTCCAGGCCAGGACCTTCGAGGATCATCCGTTGGCGACTGACACAGCTTTTCGAACTCTCAGAGCAGTGAAAACGAAAACGCGAGTTTCAACGGATATGTAGCATGCTCTCTTTAAAGCGCCACGTGATGTGAGGGGGAGCGGAAATGCCATCCACGGACTGGCGTGTTTGTTCATGTGTATTCGTGAGACTGTTTCAACAAAGGTGTGGATAAGAGATCTTTCATCGTATCTGTTCATTGCCATCTCGCAGCTCCGCAAGTCAGTGACTTGAATAGAGATGATGTTTCAACGAGCTAGCGGCGTCGATGCTCCTGAGCGGTGTCACTACGGTGTGTACCGTCAGAAAGACTCAATAAAACATGTCGACAAAGGAATACCTCACAGTCCCATCGACCGTGCATGGTGCCACCCGACTACTTGTGCAAAAGCTTTCAAAACAGCCAGCATCTTTGTCGAGTATCACCATGGCGGTCACGGACACGCTCAAAGCGCGAACCTTTCTCGGGTGTACAACGATTCGAACGGTAGGTGGCCCGCGAACCGTTGATGGAGTTGCAGGTACTATTATCAGTTGACATTCAGGGCTTGTTCGTCATTGCCTTCCTCCAACTCTTGACGGGCACTGCATTATTTCTAAGCTACCAGTACCTGCGCCCAAGTCTACATGGTGTGGCATGGTCACAGCTGGTCCTATTCAGCGTCAGCGCGGTTCTAGGGTACGTGCCTCCGCACTGCTTCGTCTGAAATGGAGCTAACGGAATATTCAAATCCAGGATCATTGGCGCGTGGAGACGGAGCACCACAGTAGAGGGACTGTATTTCGCCACCTTTCTGCTCAACGTCGTATTCCTGGTCCTTGCTATCCTCGACTTCACTGACGTTTTGCACATGATGCCAAAGGCCCCTGAAGGAGCCGTGAGCCGTCCCGGGCTGCCTCTGGGTCTCTAGCATTCACATGTTTCTGATGCAGACCGCCAGCTTCCTCCAGCTGAAGAAAGGAACTCATCCCCAGTCCTTTCCTGTTCCTCTCCGTGGCCAAAGCTCCACTCATGTGACAGTCCTCAACGCCTTGCGGGCTGAGCCAgtgcgagcggcgcaggatGTTCAGAAGGCGCTAGAGACACTTCCTTTCGGTATGAGCATAAGGGGCCTTTAGCGACTAATGCTATGGTGCTGAGCC is part of the Besnoitia besnoiti strain Bb-Ger1 chromosome XII, whole genome shotgun sequence genome and encodes:
- a CDS encoding hypothetical protein (encoded by transcript BESB_022790); protein product: MMFQRASGVDAPERCHYGVYRQKDSIKHVDKGIPHSPIDRAWCHPTTCAKAFKTASIFVEYHHGGHGHAQSANLSRVYNDSNGLVRHCLPPTLDGHCIISKLPVPAPKSTWCGMVTAGPIQRQRGSRTASFLQLKKGTHPQSFPVPLRGQSSTHVTVLNALRAEPVRAAQDVQKALETLPFVPHIGETEGESEEISVDELPPEAKTLTQESQATVIAITKMQKRPVKLAFAGVFGALLLAHLYFGWIILTFLLNKCMSLDELTGQPEQYADSNAVA
- a CDS encoding polynucleotide kinase 3 phosphatase (encoded by transcript BESB_022780); the encoded protein is MPPPLKMAKTPSKKVAADSLSRAPVPSSPFWHCVGGSLWWRHYCPEARTRFYGPSQSPNPESKERDRLAPSSEPAPSEPTRGVTGVSALLTGYKRTVRNSTDQPDCCALGDEDECPLKVWNPRRLCARVDLGMDPAGSSGPTEKQDYSAVGADRREIGCAGIALFDMDGTLITTKSGKKFPQSSSDWKLLHPSHIVQKMKYLVDEGYHVVVLSNQLGVQKGHTALASLTEKCDSLQEALSVPVTICLAVDDDLFRKPRTAAASFIFGDLVSHLHRTKCCVSWHELCVTQGSGGSWSFRRQRLSAYPPVFYVGDAAGRLGDCTGAAATDKRAGQRAKGSGNAKGKAKDHSAADLKFALNVGVPFFTPEQFFLELEEAAPPLIAHITGRTVVEGSSRRGWSRQVLQREECATHASGVQSMTSSTAGRAGADRTGSASVYAVPVKASRGPATNPPAKSHPFDPFVLLKSGSEKPQTTREHVCRLRSSQSTCLSAGDSRPAASGGKVAAANDGVEDSEGKIASSSSTSIAKLAEGGPERPVTQPELVILVGAPGSGKSTLAETVFADYTCIRQDDLKTQKKCLNACEAALAQKHNVVVDMQNATRQTRDPYIKLAKGLGTHRVRCVVLNWPKEMCKHMNTYRTLVGRERVKRLQSRLSSASEADASPTQRPSTRFRTESVPSFVLENFYRQVELPSIEAEGVDDVVMFDDTERHFVWENFSNEDERELFFSFLD